The following are from one region of the Streptomyces rubrogriseus genome:
- a CDS encoding MFS transporter encodes MPSTSVDHPAMPAAEPAPAPGAAGRLRSNPWLTLLAVAFGLFMVQLDGSVVAIANPEIGSDLHASTAQLQWVTNAYLLALAATLILGGKLGDRFGRRTYYLVGVAGFTLASIAIGLAGSIEGVVAFRALQGAFGGLLMPNTLGLLRSVFPPRKFGMAVGIWAMVSAVATALGPIVGGLLVEHVDWESVFYVNAPIGVAAIAFGALVLPESRNAASRERFDIPGLVLLALGLLAVVFGVVKGETWGWTSAGTLGAVAAGLLLLLVFGRYETRVEHPLLPMRLFRSRALTIGAIVTALNFFVMLGVIFFVMLYLQNVRGFTPVEAGVRTLPLSLASLVASPLGAALTQRFGPRLTMPLGMLLQAASCFGMLTWQTDSAYATMWPPFIALGLGVGMVMAASSDAIVGNAPVRDGGVAGGLQATTLQIGGALGTSVLVSLISAEVGATLTGELTGAGVPPAVAHGLQEARDAVAMGVAPVSGEMPAGLRAAVVEGSGQAFMNGVHVAVVVTGVLCVLGAALAAAGLRPPRPRPAEAP; translated from the coding sequence ATGCCCTCCACGTCCGTGGATCACCCCGCCATGCCCGCGGCCGAGCCCGCCCCCGCGCCGGGGGCAGCCGGCCGCCTGCGGTCCAACCCGTGGCTGACCCTCCTCGCCGTCGCGTTCGGCCTGTTCATGGTCCAGCTCGACGGTTCCGTCGTCGCCATCGCCAACCCCGAGATCGGCAGCGACCTGCACGCGTCCACCGCCCAGCTCCAGTGGGTGACCAACGCCTACCTGCTGGCCCTCGCCGCCACCCTCATCCTGGGCGGCAAGCTCGGTGACCGCTTCGGCCGCCGCACCTACTACCTGGTGGGCGTCGCAGGCTTCACCCTCGCCTCGATCGCCATCGGCCTGGCCGGTTCGATCGAGGGCGTCGTCGCCTTCCGCGCCCTCCAAGGCGCCTTCGGCGGACTGCTGATGCCCAACACCCTCGGCCTGCTCCGCTCCGTCTTCCCGCCCAGGAAGTTCGGCATGGCCGTCGGTATCTGGGCCATGGTCTCCGCCGTCGCCACGGCCCTCGGGCCCATCGTCGGCGGCCTCCTCGTGGAGCACGTCGACTGGGAGTCCGTCTTCTACGTCAACGCCCCCATCGGCGTCGCCGCCATCGCCTTCGGCGCCCTCGTCCTCCCGGAGAGCCGCAACGCCGCGAGCCGCGAGCGCTTCGACATACCCGGGCTCGTCCTGCTCGCCCTCGGCCTCCTGGCCGTCGTCTTCGGTGTCGTCAAGGGCGAGACCTGGGGCTGGACCTCCGCCGGCACCCTCGGCGCCGTAGCCGCCGGTCTCCTGCTCCTCCTCGTGTTCGGCCGGTACGAGACCCGCGTGGAGCACCCGCTGCTGCCGATGCGCCTGTTCCGCAGCCGCGCGCTGACCATCGGCGCGATCGTCACCGCGCTGAACTTCTTCGTGATGCTCGGCGTGATCTTCTTCGTCATGCTCTACCTGCAGAACGTGCGCGGCTTCACGCCGGTCGAGGCGGGCGTGCGCACGCTCCCGCTCAGCCTCGCCTCGCTGGTCGCCTCGCCACTGGGCGCGGCCCTGACCCAGCGCTTCGGGCCGCGGCTGACCATGCCGCTGGGCATGCTGCTCCAGGCCGCCTCCTGCTTCGGCATGCTCACCTGGCAGACCGACTCCGCCTACGCCACGATGTGGCCGCCTTTCATCGCGCTCGGCCTCGGCGTCGGCATGGTGATGGCGGCCTCCTCCGACGCCATCGTGGGCAACGCCCCCGTCCGGGACGGCGGGGTGGCGGGCGGTCTCCAGGCGACGACCCTGCAGATCGGCGGCGCGCTCGGCACGTCCGTGCTGGTCTCCCTGATCAGCGCCGAGGTGGGCGCCACCCTCACCGGTGAGCTGACCGGCGCGGGCGTGCCCCCGGCCGTGGCCCACGGTCTCCAGGAGGCCCGGGACGCCGTGGCCATGGGCGTGGCGCCCGTCTCCGGCGAGATGCCGGCCGGGCTGCGGGCCGCCGTGGTGGAGGGCAGCGGGCAGGCGTTC
- a CDS encoding MarR family winged helix-turn-helix transcriptional regulator — protein MTTSSTPRRDIDRMASGLAACLPVLHRALDRQVTARYPHPKPPEGQLALLRYVAQHEGVTVREAAEALLMKPNNVSALVSQLVEQGDLERRRDSADKRVAHLHLTATARERVSEVRELETAFIRHALTSLTEGQQGALGSALDALDALTRHLHPGVR, from the coding sequence GTGACCACCTCCAGCACCCCTCGCCGGGACATCGACCGCATGGCCTCCGGGCTCGCGGCGTGCCTTCCCGTGCTGCACCGGGCGCTGGACCGGCAGGTCACCGCCCGGTACCCGCACCCCAAACCCCCCGAGGGGCAGCTCGCCCTGCTGCGGTACGTCGCGCAGCACGAGGGCGTCACGGTGCGCGAGGCCGCCGAGGCCCTGCTGATGAAGCCGAACAACGTCAGTGCCCTGGTCTCCCAGCTCGTCGAGCAGGGTGACCTGGAGCGCCGGCGGGACAGCGCCGACAAGCGGGTCGCCCACCTCCACCTCACGGCCACGGCCCGTGAGCGGGTGTCCGAGGTGCGGGAACTGGAGACCGCGTTCATCCGCCACGCCCTGACCTCCCTCACCGAGGGCCAGCAGGGCGCGCTGGGCTCCGCCCTGGACGCCCTCGACGCGTTGACGCGGCACCTCCACCCCGGCGTCCGCTGA